A region of Candidatus Methylomirabilota bacterium DNA encodes the following proteins:
- a CDS encoding complex I NDUFA9 subunit family protein, with protein MQRIFVTGATGFVGHAVVRALLQHGFLVRCLVRRGSESELRGFESIDRVPGDVLKPEGLVHAVEGCAAVIHLVGIIREHRARGITFERLHPLATANMLGVAHEAGVKRYVHMSALGTRSDARSRYHQTKWEAEEVVRASALEWTMFRPSLIYGAGDEFVSMLARLVRRAPVVPVLGSGETRFQPVAVEHVAEGFVRALRTPASVGQVYEVAGPQAYRFLDILDLVGAAVGRRRVRKVHVPLGLVRAATHTLGWLPFFPVTTDQLIMLDEDNVTEPMRFYTDFGIAPESFVVGLSRMFPPA; from the coding sequence ATGCAACGCATATTCGTCACCGGCGCCACCGGCTTCGTGGGCCACGCGGTGGTACGCGCGCTCCTCCAGCACGGCTTTCTTGTTCGCTGCCTCGTCCGCCGAGGCTCGGAGTCTGAGCTGCGCGGATTCGAATCCATCGATCGGGTACCCGGGGACGTGCTCAAGCCCGAGGGTCTCGTCCACGCCGTGGAAGGATGCGCGGCCGTCATCCACCTCGTGGGCATCATCCGCGAGCACCGGGCGCGCGGGATCACCTTCGAGCGCCTCCATCCTCTGGCCACCGCCAACATGCTGGGCGTCGCCCACGAGGCCGGCGTCAAGCGCTACGTGCACATGAGCGCGCTCGGGACCCGGTCCGACGCCCGCTCACGCTATCACCAGACAAAGTGGGAGGCCGAGGAGGTCGTGCGCGCCAGCGCGCTCGAGTGGACCATGTTCCGCCCGTCGCTCATCTACGGCGCGGGCGATGAGTTCGTCTCGATGCTGGCGCGGCTCGTGCGGCGGGCCCCGGTGGTGCCCGTACTGGGCAGCGGGGAGACACGTTTTCAGCCGGTCGCCGTCGAGCATGTCGCCGAGGGTTTTGTCCGGGCCCTCCGGACTCCGGCATCCGTGGGCCAGGTCTACGAGGTGGCGGGGCCCCAGGCCTATCGATTCCTCGACATTCTCGATCTGGTCGGCGCCGCCGTGGGCCGCCGGCGGGTGCGCAAAGTCCACGTGCCGCTGGGGCTGGTGAGGGCGGCCACCCATACCCTCGGCTGGCTCCCATTCTTTCCCGTGACGACCGATCAGCTCATCATGCTCGACGAGGACAATGTCACGGAGCCCATGCGCTTCTACACCGATTTCGGCATTGCCCCCGAATCATTCGTGGTCGGGCTCTCGCGCATGTTTCCCCCGGCGTGA
- a CDS encoding chromate resistance protein ChrB domain-containing protein has protein sequence MLQPWLLLLLSLPPQPSSLRVRTWRKLRALGAVALKSGAYLLPFSPDRYEQFQWLAQEVQKDRGEATLLKVDRVENVKEADVIRLFQEARNAEYAALTDRYRKLSSAKRPRAAEDLARLAREMDRLGEIDFFEAPGRQQTLRAREAAERRLAGPVKPGPRPAGRLDVEALKNRRWATRPRPHVDRIASAWLIKRFLDPAAEFVFAAPDELPADAIPFDMAGVELGHHGDHCTFETLLHRSGLRDRRLFAIAEIVHEADLRDGKFQRDEARGLDLVLRGLLAAIKDDQEALAQGLVLFDGLYSTIGERR, from the coding sequence ATGTTGCAGCCATGGTTGCTTCTCCTCCTGAGCCTGCCACCCCAGCCCTCGAGCCTCCGCGTGCGCACCTGGCGCAAGCTTCGCGCCCTCGGGGCCGTCGCCCTCAAGAGCGGCGCGTACCTCCTGCCCTTCTCGCCGGATCGCTACGAGCAGTTTCAGTGGCTCGCGCAGGAGGTTCAAAAGGACAGGGGCGAGGCGACCCTTCTCAAGGTGGACCGAGTAGAGAACGTGAAGGAGGCCGATGTGATCCGCCTCTTCCAGGAAGCGAGAAATGCCGAGTATGCCGCGCTCACCGACCGGTACCGCAAGCTCAGCTCGGCCAAGCGGCCCCGCGCGGCCGAGGACCTGGCGCGGCTCGCCCGCGAGATGGACAGGCTGGGCGAGATCGACTTCTTCGAGGCGCCCGGGCGACAGCAGACCCTCCGAGCCCGCGAGGCGGCCGAGCGCCGTCTGGCCGGACCCGTCAAGCCGGGCCCTCGCCCCGCCGGACGGCTCGACGTCGAGGCGCTGAAGAATCGGCGCTGGGCGACCCGCCCGCGGCCGCACGTGGATCGGATAGCCTCGGCCTGGCTCATCAAGCGCTTTCTCGATCCGGCCGCGGAGTTCGTCTTCGCGGCGCCCGACGAGCTGCCGGCCGATGCCATTCCCTTCGACATGGCGGGGGTCGAGCTCGGCCACCACGGCGATCACTGCACCTTCGAGACCCTCCTGCACCGTTCGGGGCTACGGGACCGCCGCCTCTTCGCGATCGCGGAGATCGTCCACGAGGCCGATCTCCGCGACGGCAAGTTCCAGCGCGACGAAGCGCGCGGCCTCGATCTCGTGCTGCGCGGGCTCCTGGCCGCCATCAAGGACGACCAGGAGGCGCTGGCCCAGGGACTGGTCTTGTTCGATGGCCTCTATTCGACGATTGGAGAACGCCGATGA
- a CDS encoding chromate resistance protein ChrB domain-containing protein has translation MGAATKGVTRAEARVDRIACSWLIKRFIDRDAEFPYGQGRLPRGA, from the coding sequence ATGGGGGCGGCCACGAAGGGGGTGACCCGCGCCGAGGCCCGCGTGGACCGCATCGCCTGTTCCTGGCTCATCAAGCGCTTCATCGACCGAGACGCGGAATTCCCCTATGGCCAGGGTCGGCTCCCGCGTGGGGCATAA
- a CDS encoding MFS transporter, producing the protein MARVGSRVGHNARLVFIAKSARTFCYGALGILLPVYLTELGFDARQLGIAVTLTLLASTAMTFTVRWPAERWGPRATLMAQSALIVGSAIVFLLTRQPWVVVAAAMAGNVAVSTGETGPFLSLEQVIVTRDAARERLNTTLSYYNLTGYAAAGLGAAAVTQLGASHRPLFALFLLSGLTQLVAYGLMRREPSRHAATRQAAGTPSRPLVRRLAVIFALDSFAGGFVVQSLLAYWFYTRFGLGLDALGWIFFGVQILSGLSLLLAARVAPKLGLVNTMVFSHLISNVFLIGVALSPVAWLAVTFLLARHLLSQMDVPTRQTFLMLAVRDHEREHAASITNMSRTLAQSVSPALTGLVMQGVWLTAPFFLGGGLKIVYDLWLYATIRHVKTS; encoded by the coding sequence ATGGCCAGGGTCGGCTCCCGCGTGGGGCATAACGCGCGACTTGTCTTCATCGCCAAGTCCGCCCGGACCTTCTGCTATGGGGCCCTAGGCATCCTCCTGCCCGTCTACCTGACCGAGCTGGGCTTCGACGCCAGGCAGCTCGGCATCGCGGTCACCCTCACCCTGCTCGCCAGCACGGCCATGACCTTCACGGTGCGCTGGCCGGCCGAGCGCTGGGGGCCGCGCGCCACCCTCATGGCCCAGTCCGCGCTCATCGTGGGGTCGGCCATCGTCTTTCTGCTCACGCGGCAGCCCTGGGTGGTGGTAGCGGCGGCCATGGCCGGGAACGTCGCCGTGAGCACGGGCGAGACCGGGCCTTTCCTCTCGCTCGAGCAGGTCATCGTCACTCGGGACGCGGCTCGCGAGCGCCTCAACACCACGCTGAGCTATTACAACCTGACGGGCTATGCGGCGGCCGGCCTGGGAGCCGCCGCCGTCACGCAGCTCGGGGCGTCGCACCGGCCGCTCTTTGCCTTGTTCCTCCTGAGCGGACTCACCCAGCTTGTGGCCTATGGGCTCATGCGGCGTGAGCCCTCACGCCACGCCGCCACCCGGCAGGCCGCGGGAACGCCCTCGCGCCCCCTCGTCCGGCGCCTGGCCGTCATCTTCGCCCTCGACTCCTTCGCGGGCGGCTTCGTCGTCCAGAGCCTCCTCGCCTACTGGTTCTACACACGCTTCGGCCTCGGGCTCGATGCCCTCGGCTGGATCTTCTTCGGCGTGCAGATCCTCTCCGGATTGTCGCTGCTGCTGGCCGCCCGCGTGGCGCCGAAGCTCGGGCTGGTGAACACCATGGTCTTCTCTCACCTGATCTCGAACGTGTTCCTCATCGGCGTGGCCCTCTCTCCCGTGGCCTGGCTCGCCGTCACCTTCCTGCTCGCCCGTCACCTCCTCTCTCAGATGGACGTGCCGACGCGCCAGACCTTTCTCATGCTGGCCGTGCGCGACCATGAGCGTGAGCATGCGGCGTCCATCACCAATATGAGTCGGACGCTGGCGCAGTCGGTGAGCCCCGCCCTCACGGGGCTCGTGATGCAGGGCGTCTGGCTGACCGCGCCTTTCTTCCTCGGCGGAGGTCTCAAGATCGTCTACGATCTCTGGCTCTACGCCACCATCCGCCACGTGAAGACCTCGTAG
- a CDS encoding NADPH:quinone oxidoreductase family protein, with protein sequence MKAMIATQWGEPSEMQYAEVPDPMPGPGQVLIDVKAIGCNFPDILIVQGKYQMKPPLPFSPGHEVAGIVLAVGAGVTRVHPGQRVFAMIDLGAYAERAVSDDARVFAIPDGMTFEEAAAFALVNQTSYSALVHRAQVQSGEWLLVHAAAGGVGLAAVQIGKALGARVIATASTVAKLEIARQSGADLLINYQSEDWVERVKHVTDGHGADVIYDPVGGDVFDGSSKCIAFEGRLLVVGFAGGRIPSIAANRILLKNMSVVGVHWGMYQGLGSPRVDEWMSALFAMYGKGQVWPVIYKTYRLAEAATALQAIASRASYGKVVLIP encoded by the coding sequence ATGAAAGCCATGATCGCGACGCAGTGGGGTGAGCCATCCGAGATGCAGTACGCCGAGGTCCCGGACCCGATGCCGGGCCCCGGCCAGGTATTGATCGACGTCAAGGCCATCGGCTGCAACTTCCCCGACATCCTGATCGTCCAGGGCAAGTATCAGATGAAGCCTCCCCTGCCCTTCAGCCCGGGGCACGAGGTCGCCGGCATCGTCCTCGCCGTGGGCGCGGGGGTGACGCGAGTCCATCCAGGTCAGCGGGTCTTCGCCATGATCGATCTGGGCGCGTACGCTGAGCGCGCCGTCTCGGACGACGCGCGGGTCTTCGCCATCCCCGACGGGATGACCTTCGAGGAAGCTGCGGCGTTCGCCCTCGTGAACCAGACGTCGTATTCCGCCCTCGTTCACCGAGCCCAGGTGCAATCCGGTGAATGGCTGCTCGTCCACGCCGCGGCGGGCGGGGTCGGGCTCGCCGCCGTCCAGATCGGCAAGGCGCTCGGGGCGCGCGTAATTGCCACGGCGAGCACGGTCGCCAAGCTCGAGATCGCGAGGCAGTCCGGCGCCGACCTCCTCATCAACTACCAGAGCGAGGATTGGGTCGAGCGGGTGAAGCACGTGACGGACGGGCACGGCGCCGACGTGATCTACGACCCCGTGGGCGGGGACGTCTTCGATGGCTCGAGCAAGTGCATCGCCTTCGAGGGCCGGCTGCTCGTGGTGGGCTTTGCGGGCGGCCGCATCCCGTCCATCGCCGCCAACCGCATTCTCCTCAAGAACATGTCGGTGGTCGGCGTGCACTGGGGCATGTACCAGGGCCTCGGATCGCCGCGGGTCGACGAGTGGATGAGCGCGCTGTTCGCGATGTACGGGAAGGGACAGGTCTGGCCCGTCATCTACAAGACGTATCGTCTCGCCGAGGCGGCCACGGCCCTCCAGGCTATCGCCTCGCGGGCGAGCTACGGCAAGGTCGTGTTGATTCCCTGA
- a CDS encoding aspartate aminotransferase family protein: MPVQAAELIKSDQDHLIHPLHHPSDHLEPMVYVKGRGAMITDIQGREYIDGLAGLWNTNVGHGREELAKAAAAQMGELAYFSAYAGSSNIPAVELAEKLISLSYKNMQGVFFTCGGAESNESAFKTARFYWKAKGKPDKVKIIARVNAYHGVTLQAMSATGMAPYWKMFEPRVPNFVHIPTCYPYRQEGAKPGETPGQTASRLLEEAIVSEGPETVAAFIAEPIHGGGGVIYPSDDYFPLVRKVCDKHQVLFIADEVITGFCRTGHWFAMTHWNVLPDIMSFAKGVSSGYLPLGGIMVSRDIKEAMDSVKPEDKWMHAYTYSGHPTCCAVGLKNVEIMERERLWERSATLGTRLHKALHAAFDGHPNVGDIRSGKGLIAAVELVEDKATKKPFDADKKIGARIMQEMSKRGVITRARMENIFYSPALVITEEQLDRMVAVTQEAVKAVTGK, from the coding sequence ATGCCGGTGCAGGCCGCAGAGCTGATCAAGTCCGACCAGGACCACCTGATCCACCCGCTGCACCATCCCAGCGATCACCTGGAGCCCATGGTCTACGTCAAGGGCCGCGGAGCCATGATCACGGATATCCAGGGCCGGGAATACATCGACGGCCTGGCCGGGCTCTGGAACACGAATGTCGGCCACGGGCGCGAGGAGCTGGCCAAGGCCGCGGCGGCGCAGATGGGCGAGCTCGCTTATTTCTCGGCGTACGCGGGGTCGTCGAACATCCCGGCCGTCGAGCTGGCGGAAAAGCTCATCTCGCTCTCCTACAAGAACATGCAGGGGGTCTTCTTCACGTGCGGGGGCGCGGAGTCCAACGAGTCCGCCTTCAAGACGGCGCGCTTCTACTGGAAGGCCAAGGGCAAGCCCGACAAGGTCAAGATCATCGCGCGCGTCAATGCGTATCACGGCGTGACGCTGCAGGCCATGAGTGCCACGGGCATGGCCCCGTACTGGAAGATGTTCGAGCCGCGCGTGCCGAACTTCGTGCACATCCCCACCTGCTACCCGTACCGTCAGGAGGGCGCCAAGCCTGGCGAGACGCCCGGACAGACCGCCTCCCGCCTCCTCGAGGAGGCCATTGTGAGCGAAGGCCCCGAGACCGTGGCCGCCTTCATCGCCGAGCCCATCCACGGCGGGGGCGGCGTGATCTACCCGAGCGACGACTACTTCCCGCTCGTGCGCAAGGTCTGCGACAAGCATCAGGTGCTCTTCATCGCGGACGAGGTCATCACGGGCTTTTGCCGGACGGGCCACTGGTTCGCCATGACGCACTGGAACGTGCTGCCCGACATCATGTCCTTCGCCAAGGGCGTGTCCTCGGGCTATCTGCCCCTGGGCGGCATCATGGTCTCCAGGGACATCAAGGAGGCCATGGACTCCGTCAAGCCCGAAGACAAGTGGATGCACGCGTACACGTATTCCGGGCATCCCACCTGCTGCGCGGTGGGCCTGAAGAACGTCGAGATCATGGAGCGCGAGCGGCTGTGGGAGCGCTCGGCCACCCTGGGCACGCGCCTGCACAAGGCGCTGCACGCGGCCTTCGATGGTCACCCGAACGTGGGTGATATCCGTTCGGGCAAGGGCCTGATCGCCGCCGTCGAGCTCGTCGAGGACAAGGCGACCAAGAAGCCGTTCGACGCGGACAAGAAGATCGGGGCGCGGATCATGCAGGAGATGAGCAAGCGCGGCGTGATCACCCGGGCGCGTATGGAGAATATCTTCTACTCGCCGGCCCTCGTCATCACCGAGGAGCAGCTCGACCGGATGGTCGCGGTCACCCAGGAAGCCGTCAAGGCCGTCACCGGCAAGTAG
- a CDS encoding gamma-glutamylcyclotransferase family protein: protein MGGDHLLFVYGTLMRGFPLHPLLEGRAEYLGKAATPGLLFDLGRYPAALKCATGKIRGEIYRLLDPAFWRVLDSAEGSQYHREEAGIERAPGGPVRACMYWYVGPLDRATPIPGGDYRAHAPARSIHHR from the coding sequence GTGGGCGGTGACCATCTCCTCTTCGTCTACGGCACTCTCATGCGCGGCTTCCCGCTCCACCCTCTGCTCGAAGGCCGGGCCGAGTACCTGGGGAAGGCCGCGACACCGGGGCTTCTCTTCGACCTCGGCCGCTACCCCGCCGCGCTCAAGTGCGCGACAGGAAAGATTCGCGGCGAGATCTATCGACTCCTCGATCCGGCCTTCTGGAGGGTGCTGGACTCCGCCGAGGGGAGCCAGTATCATCGCGAGGAGGCCGGGATAGAGAGGGCTCCCGGCGGGCCGGTCCGGGCGTGCATGTACTGGTACGTCGGACCGCTCGACCGGGCCACTCCGATTCCCGGTGGTGACTATCGGGCGCATGCGCCCGCTCGGTCCATCCATCACCGCTGA
- a CDS encoding alpha/beta hydrolase translates to MLSRTGIRRLLIPELSLFRVLLSIAFVYAAIGVLAWLYADRMIFLPPPPTYRDTAEIVKIPTADGPRIAALYAANPEARYTLLYSHGNAEDLGVVRSIVPVLRQLGFAVLVYDYRGYGTSEGRPSERHAYGDIEAAYQHLTRELAVAPDRIIAYGRSVGVGAAVDLASRRQLGGLIVESGFVTAFRVMTSLPVFPFDKFRNIDKIGHVRCPVLIMHGEADEIVPLWHGQRLFQAALEPKRLLIVPGAHHNDFMWVAGERYARALREFEAVLRGR, encoded by the coding sequence ATGCTCAGTCGGACGGGGATCCGGCGCCTGCTGATCCCCGAGCTATCGCTCTTCCGCGTCCTGCTCTCGATCGCGTTCGTCTATGCGGCCATCGGGGTCCTGGCCTGGCTCTATGCGGACCGCATGATCTTCCTGCCTCCGCCGCCCACCTATCGCGACACCGCGGAGATCGTGAAGATTCCCACCGCCGATGGCCCGCGCATCGCCGCACTGTACGCGGCGAATCCCGAGGCCCGCTACACGCTCCTCTACAGCCACGGGAACGCCGAGGACTTGGGGGTGGTCCGGTCCATCGTGCCCGTCTTGAGACAGCTCGGCTTCGCGGTACTTGTCTATGACTATCGCGGCTATGGCACGAGCGAGGGAAGACCGTCCGAGCGGCATGCCTATGGTGACATCGAGGCCGCCTATCAGCACCTCACCCGGGAACTGGCCGTCGCGCCGGATCGCATCATCGCCTATGGCCGCTCGGTGGGGGTGGGAGCGGCGGTGGATCTCGCTTCGCGTCGTCAACTGGGCGGACTCATCGTGGAGTCGGGATTCGTCACGGCGTTTCGGGTGATGACCAGCCTGCCCGTCTTTCCGTTCGACAAGTTCAGGAACATCGACAAGATCGGGCATGTGCGGTGCCCCGTGCTGATCATGCACGGTGAAGCCGACGAGATCGTGCCCCTCTGGCACGGGCAGCGCCTCTTTCAGGCGGCGCTGGAGCCGAAGCGTCTCCTGATCGTGCCCGGCGCGCATCACAATGACTTCATGTGGGTGGCCGGCGAGCGCTACGCTCGGGCCCTCCGGGAATTCGAGGCCGTGCTCCGTGGGCGGTGA
- a CDS encoding thiamine pyrophosphate-binding protein — translation MPTVADVLIEGLRQAGVPRLFGVPGGGSNLELLEAARAQDLPFILCHQESAACIMAAVTGELTGIPGAVLSTLGPGVTASAHGLAHAFLDRSPLIYLSDRHPAGVLAFATHQSLDHSALLGATVKDSFTVTAGSAGDQVARAAQLALAEPRGPVHLDLPADIASQPSTQTASGPTPGAPSPASVADLDHAADMIRRAKRPVVLAGLQCRGEDSKWLRAFVEALPAPVLTTYKAKGAVPGPHPLALGVFTNGVLEEPVVGRADLIITFGLDAVELIPRRWSYTAPVLSLVRAPSRGYFTSAHEVVGELGAILEELAPRLQQHHADWDVVEIERLRRERQRALEIRVPGLAPHRICQVAREMTPAGTIATVDAGAHMFPAAEYWHAVEPGEFLISNGLATMGFALPAAIAAQLACPERRVLCLTGDGGFMMVAAELETAARLQLPITVIVFNDAALSLIAIKQEQKGYEGISMRYAGPDPAELARAFGMPARTVTDEPGFAAALAASLATAGPTLIDARIDPAGYREMLEIVRGKPSGHR, via the coding sequence AGGCTGGCGTGCCGCGTCTCTTCGGGGTACCCGGCGGCGGCTCCAATCTCGAGCTGCTCGAGGCCGCTCGCGCGCAGGACTTGCCTTTCATCCTGTGTCACCAGGAATCAGCGGCCTGCATCATGGCCGCGGTCACGGGCGAGCTCACGGGCATCCCGGGCGCTGTCCTCTCGACACTGGGCCCGGGAGTGACGGCAAGCGCCCATGGGCTAGCCCACGCCTTCCTCGACCGGAGCCCGCTCATCTATCTATCCGACCGGCACCCGGCGGGAGTGCTCGCCTTCGCCACTCACCAATCCTTGGACCATTCGGCACTCCTTGGCGCCACCGTGAAGGACAGTTTCACGGTGACGGCGGGGTCGGCGGGGGATCAGGTCGCTCGCGCGGCGCAGCTGGCGCTCGCAGAGCCGCGCGGACCGGTGCATCTCGATCTGCCCGCCGACATCGCGAGCCAGCCTTCGACGCAGACGGCCTCCGGACCGACGCCCGGCGCCCCGTCACCGGCCAGCGTGGCCGATCTCGACCACGCGGCGGACATGATCAGGCGAGCCAAGCGGCCCGTCGTTCTCGCGGGCCTCCAGTGCCGGGGAGAGGACAGCAAGTGGCTGCGGGCCTTCGTGGAGGCCCTACCCGCGCCCGTGCTGACGACGTACAAGGCCAAGGGCGCCGTTCCTGGTCCACATCCCCTTGCTCTCGGCGTCTTCACGAACGGGGTTCTCGAAGAGCCTGTGGTCGGCCGCGCCGACCTCATCATCACCTTCGGCCTCGATGCCGTCGAGCTCATTCCCCGGCGCTGGAGCTATACGGCGCCGGTGCTGAGCCTCGTCCGGGCGCCGAGCCGGGGCTACTTCACGTCCGCCCACGAGGTCGTCGGCGAGCTCGGCGCCATCCTGGAAGAGCTCGCGCCGCGGCTCCAGCAGCACCACGCCGACTGGGACGTGGTGGAGATCGAGCGGCTGCGGCGCGAGCGACAGCGCGCTCTGGAGATCAGGGTGCCCGGCCTGGCCCCGCATCGGATCTGTCAGGTCGCGCGCGAGATGACCCCGGCCGGGACCATCGCCACGGTGGACGCGGGCGCCCACATGTTTCCCGCCGCCGAGTACTGGCACGCCGTGGAGCCGGGCGAGTTCCTGATCTCCAATGGCCTCGCCACCATGGGCTTCGCGCTGCCCGCAGCCATTGCCGCCCAGCTCGCGTGTCCCGAGCGGCGCGTGCTCTGCTTGACGGGCGACGGCGGCTTCATGATGGTGGCGGCCGAGCTGGAGACGGCGGCCCGGCTCCAGCTCCCCATCACTGTGATCGTCTTCAATGACGCCGCCCTGTCCCTGATTGCCATCAAGCAGGAGCAGAAGGGTTACGAGGGCATCTCGATGCGTTACGCGGGACCAGACCCGGCCGAGCTCGCCCGCGCCTTCGGCATGCCCGCGCGGACAGTCACGGACGAGCCCGGCTTCGCCGCCGCCCTCGCGGCCTCGCTGGCGACCGCCGGCCCCACGCTCATCGACGCCCGCATCGATCCCGCCGGATATCGAGAAATGCTCGAGATCGTGCGGGGTAAGCCTTCGGGGCACCGATAG